The Saprospiraceae bacterium genome contains the following window.
TCCCTGATTAAAGTTGTTTTACACGAAGGACATTCTTTTGGAAATTCTATGACTTTTTCTGTTCCGTTGCGCAATTCAGGAAATGCTTTGACAATATACGGTATGACATCACCCGCTCGTTCAACAAGTACCTGATCTCCATAGCGGATATCCCGTGCAGTAATAAAATCTTCATTGTGTAGCGAAACAGAAGAAACGGTCACTCCAGCTAATTGAACAGGTTCGATTTTTGCAACGGGAGTGATGCTGCCAATTTTTCCAACCTGAAATTCTATGGTAAGCAAACGGGATGTTGCCTGTTTAGCTTGAAATTTATGTGCTACAGCCCATCGGGGATGATGCGAAGTAGCGCCACATTGGTCTTGCAATCGAAGATCATTTACTTTTACCACGATCCCGTCAATATCATAGGCATATTGATCCCGTTTTTCAGTCCATTGATTGATATAAGTTATCACATCCGAAATCTGATTACACACTTTACGTTCATGCAAGGAAACTTTAAAACCAAGGGTATCCAAAATTTGCATCCAATCAGAATGTTGCTTTTGATTAAACAAGACATTTTCATTGTTTGCATCTACAGCATATGCCATTTGAAAAATAAATACATCCAAACCACGATTGGCCGTTTCAGATGCGTCTTTAACTCGTAACACGCCTGTAGCGGCATTGCGTGGATTTGCCAACAAGGCAAGTCCTTCCGTTTCTCGCGCTGCATTTATTTTCTCAAATTTTGATTTACTGATGACTGCTTCCCCGCGCAATTCTGCTTTATAAATTCCATACTTTGAAAATGCGGCTTTTAAAGGAAGCGAACGGATGGTTCTTGCATTGTTTGTGATTTCTTCTCCTTTACTGCCATCGCCCCGGGTTGCGGCCCTGATCAAATAATCATTTTCATAAATTACGGCAATGCTACCACCATCAAATTTGGGTTCTGCAAAATAGTCCAGAGAGGTTTCTGAATCCAGTCCACACAATTTGCGAACACGCGTATCAAAATCCTGAAGATCTTCTGCATTGTAAGAATTTTCCAATGACAACATTGGATTTAGATGTTCTACCGATTGAAACTGATCTACCAAATCACTGGATACTCTTTGAGTCGGTGAATCCGAAGTTTGCCAATCCGGATGTTGCGTTTCTGCATATTCCAATAGTTTATAAAGCAGATCGTATTCATAATCAGATATCAACGGATTGTCTTGTACATAATACTGCCATTCATGAAAACGGATGACTGCACGAAGGGTTTCCAATTCAGTAAAATCTGAAACGGTGTTTGTGCTTAAGAATTCTTTAGTCCGCTGAACTAATTTTTTAGTTTCTTCTGCTGTATAATGCATAGTTTGAATTGGGTTTCAAAGATAGAAAGATTCCATTAATGGAAAATTGCAAAATACGCTTTTGAATTTTTGAAATTATTTTGTGTTGAACCGATATAATTGAAAATAGTTTAATTATTTCATATTACAATTTTTTATATAATCAGGGTAAACCCTTAGTTTGCTATCAGGGTTTACCCTGATTTTTCATCTGAATTGAAAATTTTAACACAAAATATTTGGAGTTTATCAGTTGTGTGTTATATTTTTGTAAAACAATCATATTTAAGTTAAGACTTTAAATATTCTTAAAATAATTTCATATGAATAAAGTTGAGTTTACTCCACCTGACTTTTTATGGCTGTATTAAGCCAATAAACCTTAATCAGCCAATGTATAAAAAGTTATTTTACTCCTAACTATATTAAAGAAATGAGTTGGAGAGAATCAGAAATTCCCTAAATCGAAATTTTCAGTATATTATTTTTTAATTTTAAAAATCACTTCCTAATGAAATATTTAAATAACTTTAATATAACAATATTGATTTGTTGTTTAGCTTTAAATTCATGTTCAAAAAATGAAAATAATGATTCAATTCCATTTAAGAAGAGTTATTCTCTTAAAACAAGAAGTCAAAGCCTCGAAGCTATTCTATCAAATGGAATAACTTCCGCTGATGATTTAGACG
Protein-coding sequences here:
- the ligA gene encoding NAD-dependent DNA ligase LigA: MHYTAEETKKLVQRTKEFLSTNTVSDFTELETLRAVIRFHEWQYYVQDNPLISDYEYDLLYKLLEYAETQHPDWQTSDSPTQRVSSDLVDQFQSVEHLNPMLSLENSYNAEDLQDFDTRVRKLCGLDSETSLDYFAEPKFDGGSIAVIYENDYLIRAATRGDGSKGEEITNNARTIRSLPLKAAFSKYGIYKAELRGEAVISKSKFEKINAARETEGLALLANPRNAATGVLRVKDASETANRGLDVFIFQMAYAVDANNENVLFNQKQHSDWMQILDTLGFKVSLHERKVCNQISDVITYINQWTEKRDQYAYDIDGIVVKVNDLRLQDQCGATSHHPRWAVAHKFQAKQATSRLLTIEFQVGKIGSITPVAKIEPVQLAGVTVSSVSLHNEDFITARDIRYGDQVLVERAGDVIPYIVKAFPELRNGTEKVIEFPKECPSCKTTLIREEEEAAWRYPNFFCEAQIVQRLIHHVSKDAMDIDGLGKSLIERFFDLKWISQMDDIYKLDYKAIAQLEGMGEKSAEKLRISIEKAKHNPIHRLLHSLCIHHLGKKVSKLIAEHLPNVLDLEHWPLEKYMAIKDVGPVVGQNIIRFFENPKNVTMLREMESLGVNMVQTDEDRPRQFSSDSPFAGKTILFTGTLSQMDRKEAQDLAEKAGAKTLSAVSSNLNILVVGENAGSKLTKARALGTVEILTEAEFLEKIRTN